A window of the Macaca nemestrina isolate mMacNem1 chromosome X, mMacNem.hap1, whole genome shotgun sequence genome harbors these coding sequences:
- the LOC105476649 gene encoding gap junction beta-1 protein, protein MNWTGLYTLLSGVNRHSTAIGRVWLSVIFIFRIMVLVVAAESVWGDEKSSFICNTLQPGCNSVCYDQFFPISHVRLWSLQLILVSTPALLVAMHVAHQQHIEKKMLRLEGHGDPLHLEEVKRHKVHISGTLWWTYVISVVFRLLFEAVFMYVFYLLYPGYAMVRLVKCDVYPCPNTVDCFVSRPTEKTVFTVFMLAASGICIILNVAEVVYLIIRACARRAQRRSNPPSRKGSGFGHRLSPEYKQNEINKLLSEQDGSLKDILRRSPGTGAGLAEKSDRCSAC, encoded by the coding sequence ATGAACTGGACAGGTTTGTACACCTTGCTCAGTGGCGTGAACCGGCATTCTACTGCCATTGGACGAGTATGGCTCTCGGTCATCTTCATCTTCAGAATTATGGTGCTGGTGGTGGCTGCAGAGAGTGTGTGGGGTGATGAGAAGTCTTCTTTCATCTGcaacacactccagcctggctgcaaCAGCGTCTGCTATGACCAGTTCTTCCCCATCTCCCATGTGCGGCTGTGGTCCCTGCAGCTCATCCTAGTTTCCACCCCAGCTCTCCTCGTGGCCATGCACGTGGCTCACCAGCAACACATAGAGAAGAAAATGCTACGGCTTGAGGGCCATGGGGACCCCCTACACCTGGAGGAGGTGAAGAGGCACAAAGTCCACATCTCAGGGACACTGTGGTGGACCTATGTCATCAGCGTGGTGTTCCGGCTATTGTTCGAGGCCGTCTTCATGTATGTGTTTTATCTGCTCTACCCTGGCTATGCCATGGTGCGGCTGGTCAAGTGCGACGTCTACCCCTGCCCCAACACAGTGGACTGCTTCGTGTCCCGCCCCACTGAGAAAACCGTCTTCACCGTCTTCATGCTAGCGGCCTCCGGCATCTGCATCATCCTCAATGTGGCCGAGGTGGTGTACCTCATCATCCGGGCCTGTGCCCGCCGAGCCCAGCGCCGCTCCAATCCACCCTCCCGCAAGGGCTCGGGCTTCGGCCACCGCCTCTCACCTGAATACAAGCAGAATGAGATCAACAAGCTGCTGAGCGAGCAGGATGGTTCCCTGAAAGACATACTGCGCCGCAGCCCTGGCACCGGGGCCGGGCTGGCTGAGAAGAGTGACCGCTGCTCGGCCTGCTGA